A genomic window from Fusarium oxysporum Fo47 chromosome X, complete sequence includes:
- a CDS encoding glycosyl hydrolase, with protein sequence MWLTIPLLLVSTLLGFSGVAVADNPIVQDIYTADPAPMVYNGRVYLFTGHDNDGSTDFNMTDWRLFSSADMVNWQHHGVPMSLKTFSWANSRAWAGQVVARNGKFYFYVPVRNAKTGGMVIGVGVSTNILGPYTDALGKPLVENNEIDPTVYIDTDGQAYLYWGNPALYYVKLNQDMLSYSGSINKVQLTTAGFGSRPNNVQRPTTFEEGPWLYKRGNLYYMIYAANCCSEDIRYSTGPSATGPWTYRGVVMNKEGRSFTNHPGIIDFENNSYFFYHNGALTGGSGYTRSVAVESFKYGSDGLIPEIKMTTQGPAQVKSLNPYVKQEAETMAWSEGIETEVCSEGGLNVAFINNGDYIKVKGVDFGSTGAKTFSARVASNSSGGKIELRLGSKTGRLVGTCTVTTTGNWQTYKTVECPVSGATGTSDLFLVFTGTTSDYLFNFNWWQFS encoded by the coding sequence atgtGGTTAACTATCCCGTTGCTACTCGTCAGCACCCTTCTCGGATTTTCTGGCGTTGCTGTAGCAGACAATCCCATCGTCCAAGACATCTACACCGCAGACCCAGCACCAATGGTCTACAACGGCCGTGTCTACCTCTTCACGGGCCATGACAACGACGGCTCTACCGACTTCAACATGACAGACTGGCGTCTGTTCTCGTCAGCAGACATGGTCAACTGGCAGCACCACGGTGTGCCCATGAGCTTGAAGACTTTCAGCTGGGCCAACAGCAGAGCCTGGGCTGGACAAGTCGTTGCCCGAAACGGAAAGTTTTACTTTTACGTTCCGGTCCGTAATGCCAAGACGGGAGGAATGGTTATCGGCGTGGGCGTTAGCACCAACATCCTTGGACCCTACACAGATGCCCTTGGTAAACCCTTGGTTGAGAATAATGAGATCGACCCAACTGTGTATATCGACACTGATGGTCAGGCATACCTGTACTGGGGCAACCCTGCACTCTACTATGTCAAGCTCAACCAAGACATGCTCTCCTACAGTGgcagcatcaacaaggtTCAGCTCACAACTGCTGGATTCGGTAGCCGCCCGAACAACGTGCAACGACCCACAACCTTCGAAGAAGGCCCTTGGCTATACAAACGTGGCAATCTTTACTATATGATCTACGCCGCCAACTGCTGTTCCGAGGATATCCGCTATTCAACTGGACCCAGCGCCACTGGACCATGGACTTACCGCGGTGTCGTGATGAATAAGGAGGGTCGAAGCTTCACTAACCATCCTGGCAtcatcgactttgagaaCAACTCGTACTTCTTTTACCACAATGGTGCTCTTACTGGCGGTAGCGGGTATACCAGGTCCGTGGCTGTCGAGAGCTTCAAGTATGGTTCGGACGGTCTGATCCCTGAGATCAAGATGACAACTCAGGGTCCAGCTCAGGTCAAGTCCTTGAACCCATATGTCAAGCAGGAGGCCGAGACCATGGCGTGGTCTGAGGGTATCGAGACTGAAGTCTGTAGTGAAGGCGGCCTCAACGttgccttcatcaacaacggtGACtacatcaaggtcaaggggGTCGACTTTGGCAGCACTGGTGCAAAGACCTTCAGTGCTCGTGTTGCATCCAACAGTAGCGGTGGGAAGATTGAACTTCGACTTGGTAGCAAGACTGGAAGGTTGGTTGGTACCTGCACGGTAACGACTACTGGAAACTGGCAGACTTACAAGACTGTGGAGTGCCCTGTTAGTGGTGCTACTGGAACGAGTGATCTTTTCTTGGTGTTCACAGGCACTACCTCTGACTATTTGTTCAACTTTAACTGGTGGCAGTTTAGCTAG
- a CDS encoding glycosyl hydrolase encodes MRAILGLLFSVAAAMAEKFTNPVIWEDLSDVEVTRAGDAYFMTASTFHYSPGAPVLRSYDLVNWEHIGHSVPVLDWSSKYSLENGQRAYVKGIWASSLRYRESDGKFYFVACIEFGKTYVYSASSPTGPWSQITTINKCYYDAGLHFDTDNTPYVAYGRGDLHIAQLSKDMKTEVREQVVLSPPSTLTLEGSRLYKKDNNWYIFLTRPATGQYIAKSTDGPFGTYDLRIIADNLKLAAAPRSGAPHQGGLIDTPNGNWYYMSFVDMYPGGRAPALAPITWGSDGFPKITLVNGQWGDYDYPLPKRTVPSPIGTDTFPGPNLRADWEWNHNPDTKSFTVNNGLTLKTVTVTKDLYQARNTLTHRIRGPQGTGTVLIDFSKMADGDRTGLAVLRDSSAWIGIEREGSNFNLVFNTGLSMNTDWTTKSTGTVSARQNNVSYRKVYLRVSADIRPGAAGSAVFSYSTDGNSFTNFGSTVSLGNDWQFFPGHRYGILNYATKSLGGSVLVSRFDNK; translated from the coding sequence ATGCGTGCTATTCTTGGCCTCCTCTTTTCGGTCGCTGCCGCCATGGCAGAAAAGTTCACGAACCCTGTTATCTGGGAAGATCTCTCCGACGTGGAAGTCACTCGGGCTGGAGATGCCTACTTCATGACCGCTTCAACATTCCATTACTCCCCTGGTGCTCCAGTTCTTCGATCATACGATCTCGTAAACTGGGAGCACATCGGCCATTCCGTCCCTGTTCTCGACTGGTCCTCCAAGTACAGCCTTGAGAACGGACAGCGAGCTTACGTCAAGGGCAtctgggcttcttctctccGGTACCGCGAAAGTGATGGAAAGTTCTACTTCGTTGCCTGCATTGAGTTCGGCAAGACATATGTCTACAGTGCTTCAAGCCCAACTGGCCCGTGGTCTCAGATCACAACCATCAACAAGTGCTATTACGATGCTGGTCTGCACTTTGATACTGACAACACACCTTACGTGGCTTATGGACGAGGCGACCTTCACATCGCCCAGCTATCCAAGGACATGAAGACCGAAGTCAGGGAACAAGTTGTCCTCTCGCCACCATCCACACTTACCCTCGAGGGATCTCGCTTGTACAAGAAGGACAACAACTGGTACATCTTCTTGACGCGACCTGCTACCGGACAATACATCGCCAAGTCAACCGACGGACCTTTCGGAACTTATGACCTCCGCATCATCGCTGATAATCTCAAACTCGCTGCTGCTCCTCGATCTGGAGCACCTCACCAAGGCGGTCTTATCGACACACCCAACGGCAACTGGTACTACATGTCTTTCGTGGACATGTACCCTGGTGGAAGAGCACCGGCTTTGGCACCTATTACCTGGGGCAGTGATGGCTTCCCCAAGATCACCCTCGTCAATGGCCAATGGGGCGACTATGACTACCCACTTCCCAAGCGCACCGTTCCCAGCCCTATTGGTACTGATACTTTCCCTGGTCCCAACCTCCGAGCAGATTGGGAGTGGAACCATAACCCCGATACCAAGAGCTTTACTGTCAACAACGGCCTGACCTTGAAGACCGTCACTGTCACCAAGGACCTGTATCAAGCTCGCAACACCCTCACCCACCGAATCCGCGGCCCCCAGGGAACCGGTACAGTCCTCATTGATTTCTCCAAGATGGCTGATGGCGATCGCACTGGTCTTGCCGTTCTTCGCGACTCATCAGCTTGGATCGGCATCGAGCGCGAAGGAAGCAACTTTAACCTCGTTTTCAACACAGGTCTCAGTATGAACACTGACTGGACCACCAAATCAACAGGTACTGTCTCAGCAAGACAGAACAACGTTTCTTACCGCAAGGTGTATCTTCGCGTTAGTGCTGATATCCGCCCTGGTGCTGCTGGATCTGCTGTGTTCAGCTACAGCACCGACGGTAACAGCTTTACCAACTTTGGGTCTACTGTGTCGCTTGGTAATGATTGGCAGTTCTTCCCTGGACATCGTTATGGTATTCTGAACTATGCGACGAAGAGTCTTGGTGGATCCGTACTTGTGTCGCGATTCGACAATAAATAA
- a CDS encoding thiamine diphosphate-binding protein has protein sequence MSPFTVGDYLAERIAQLDVRHHFIVPGDYNLILLDKLEAHPSLAEIGCTNELNCSLAAEGYARGHGIGVCIVTYSVGAFSAFNGVGSAYAENLPVILISGSPNTNDVSQHILHHTLGEYDTTYQLEMAKKITCCAVRIRQAPHAPELIDRAIRAALTHRKPVYIEVPTNLAGETCLRPGPISSVVSAVPSDQHSLDVAVAKASDFISSRQKCVILAGPKVRRAMAQDALRQLAEAIGCAVVLQPAAKGTFPEDHAQFAGIFWGQVSTLAADTIVNWADVIICVGAIFTDYSTVGWTALPSVPQLLVDIDSVTVASKLYCSNVQMSEFLTRLAETVCWNDTTMVEYNRLRPDPTLGEPSCGPERLTRKEIARQTQVLIRLNPQTVVFADTGDSWFNSLKLSLPFGADFEIEMQWGHIGWSIPASFGYALARPRKRIVVMVGDGAFQMTAQEVSQMVRFRVPIIILLMNNKGYTIEVEIHDGLYNRVQNWDYARLVQAFGTDNEKGHALGLEAHTCEEFSKGLERAMAHRNGPTLIDCNLHQDDCSRELITWGHFVAAANARVPKKE, from the coding sequence ATGTCGCCTTTCACCGTGGGTGACTACCTCGCAGAGAGGATTGCCCAACTCGATGTTCGTCATCACTTCATTGTTCCAGGAGATTAtaacctcatcctccttgacaAACTTGAAGCGCATCCATCCTTGGCTGAGATCGGGTGCACCAATGAACTTAACTGCTCCCTCGCCGCCGAGGGCTATGCCCGTGGCCATGGAATTGGTGTTTGCATCGTGACCTACAGTGTTGGtgccttctcagccttcAATGGCGTAGGCAGCGCTTATGCTGAGAACCTGCCTGTCATACTCATCAGCGGATCTCCCAATACCAACGATGTGAGCCAGCATATACTGCATCACACTCTGGGGGAATATGACACAACTTATCAGCTTGAGATGGCTAAGAAGATCACTTGCTGCGCTGTACGCATTCGTCAAGCTCCCCATGCTCCTGAGCTCATCGACCGAGCTATCCGAGCTGCTCTCACACACCGAAAGCCCGTCTATATCGAAGTGCCAACCAACTTGGCTGGCGAAACGTGTCTCCGTCCTGGGCCCATCAGCTCTGTAGTCTCAGCTGTGCCAAGCGATCAGCATTCACTCGACGTTGCTGTGGCCAAGGCATCTGATTTCATCAGCTCCAGGCAGAAGTGTGTCATTCTTGCGGGGCCAAAAGTTCGAAGGGCAATGGCGCAAGACGCCCTGCGTCAGTTGGCGGAGGCGATTGGATGTGCTGTTGTGCTACAGCCTGCTGCAAAAGGCACATTTCCTGAAGATCACGCTCAATTCGCCGGCATCTTTTGGGGCCAGGTCAGCACGCTTGCAGCTGACACAATCGTCAACTGGGCAGATGTCATCATTTGTGTCGGTGCCATCTTTACAGATTACAGCACCGTTGGATGGACGGCATTACCCAGTGTTCCCCAACTGCTTGTCGATATCGATAGTGTGACTGTGGCGTCTAAGCTATACTGCAGTAATGTTCAGATGAGTGAGTTCTTGACCAGGCTTGCAGAAACAGTCTGCTGGAACGACACTACTATGGTCGAGTACAACCGACTCCGCCCTGATCCAACCTTGGGGGAGCCCTCTTGCGGTCCCGAGAGATTGACGAGGAAGGAGATTGCTCGACAGACACAGGTTTTGATACGCCTCAATCCTCAGACGGTCGTGTTTGCTGACACTGGAGATTCGTGGTTCAACAGCCTTAAGCTGAGCCTCCCATTCGGAGCTGATTTCGAAATCGAGATGCAGTGGGGTCATATTGGATGGTCCATCCCCGCCTCTTTCGGCTATGCCCTTGCCAGGCCTCGGAAGAGGATCGTGGTCATGGTCGGCGACGGAGCGTTTCAGATGACAGCTCAGGAGGTATCACAAATGGTTCGCTTCCGAGTGCCCATCATCATACTCCTTATGAACAACAAAGGCTACACTATCGAGGTGGAGATTCATGATGGACTCTATAACCGCGTTCAGAACTGGGATTACGCACGCCTGGTCCAGGCATTTGGCACTGACAATGAGAAGGGACACGCACTTGGTCTGGAGGCCCATACTTGTGAGGAGTTCTCCAAGGGTCTTGAACGGGCCATGGCGCACAGAAATGGCCCGACGCTTATTGACTGCAACCTTCATCAGGATGACTGTAGCAGAGAGCTAATTACCTGGGGGCATTTTGTGGCGGCTGCCAATGCGCGAGTGCCGAAAAAGGAATAG
- a CDS encoding acyl-CoA N-acyltransferase, whose product MTSLRAKFQSRSWQKDQFTISTDPNLFPISQLSDIFNSSEFYWASALSPEAFKEALHNSLSFGIYDSAQSPSPESPGKLIGLARLVTDFVTFAYLTDVWVDPTYQGKGLGSWLVRCIQETLDEMPDLRRAMLLTGDWERSVPFYERLLGMSLVEPKRGEGLAVMESKGRGHPTYGKTGLGYD is encoded by the coding sequence ATGACGTCTCTTAGAGCAAAGTTCCAGTCGCGATCCTGGCAAAAGGATCAATTCACCATCTCAACAGATCCCAACCTATTCCCTATCTCCCAACTCTCAGATATCTTTAATTCGAGCGAGTTCTATTGGGCCAGTGCACTATCACCCGAAGCCTTCAAAGAGGCACTTCACAACTCCCTGTCCTTCGGCATCTACGACTCGGCTCAATCACCCAGCCCAGAATCGCCAGGCAAACTGATCGGCCTCGCTCGGTTGGTGACAGACTTTGTTACTTTTGCGTATCTTACAGATGTATGGGTTGATCCGACATACCAAGGCAAGGGTTTGGGGAGCTGGCTTGTTCGTTGTATCCAAGAAACACTGGACGAGATGCCGGATCTGCGACGAGCGATGCTGCTCACGGGAGATTGGGAGAGGTCTGTGCCGTTCTATGAGAGGCTGTTGGGTATGAGCTTGGTTGAACCGAAGAGGGGTGAAGGACTTGCTGTTATGGAGAGTAAGGGAAGAGGTCATCCAACTTATGGAAAGACAGGTCTAGGGTATGACTGA